The DNA region cACCTATTTTCGTCCgaatattaggtatataatgTGTAATATGTAGTATTCGCCTAATTCCTGTCATAAACAGtcgaacaataataattatttatacctacttataatagttaattataataatcagaatcataacaatattacaatttgttacttaaaaattaagtttgagATGATTAACAATTATGAGTATATAGGCATTTTTTTATCGTGAAATTATTCTGAGATTATTTACATTACCCTAATTACACCGAAATCAGGTCTTACGAGCTAAAGTTTTTAGATTTATAGTAAGTATTGTACCTGAAATTCCTATTCAGATCTACACCCATACATTCTCCATACTGCGCTCTGTTTTTACGCCACATGCGGTCGTCTGTGTGCGTGTATTCGTATCCATCTGGATTCAAAACTGGAAGTATGTACCTGGAATAatggttttaatttaataaatatatttattttaattcgttttGGTTTATTGCAGTGCTAGTTTAAGAATTTTGTATTGCTGAAATTATTTAtcgatatgaaataataataataaatactctttattgcataaaattaaagaaaaaaaagtcaaaaatagGACGAGGCGGTTCGCTTGTTTATATATcactatatagtataaaacaaagttgtttcccgctgtctgtatgcttagatctttaaagctgcgcaacggattttaatccggttttctttaataaatattccagGATTCCAGGgcaaagtttatatgtataatacatgcctaatgtagtagaggaacactgacactttcagaggtttctaatgcgatgtcgtaaataaacacatttgtTTGCGATTACACTGCAAACGCTGGCAAAAAAGCtgtatataaagacattctgtagtaaatttagtatcagcattgcacccgtgcaaacCCGGGGTGGGTCGCTGTGCAATGGtcgcaatgctgatactaaatatactaaagaatgtctttatttatagtatgaagcttatagcatagttattaacataataaaacattcaaatatacgtcgttagattacacgttgttacagaatgcgttgatgAAATAAAgcttcactgctcgttccccgtaggtgatagcgtgataatttgtgtatgcatgcagtactttttgagtttatcccgaacaaacatacagacaaacagacaaaaattctaaaaactatatttttggcttcggtaccgattgtagatcacaccccaagtattctttaaaaaaaatattcaatgtacagttttgactttcctaccattttattatatatatagattatgataTAAAACAAGCCACAGTTACGAGTGGTAAGACTAGAAATATATGCAAATTGAGTTACTTATAAATTAGACTAAACTTCATGAACAAATGTGACAAATGTGTTCAACCATAGAAACAAAGTTTAGCTAtaggaaatatttaaaaaaaaaattattacatgaaTGACCATACCAGTCTTTATTAGTGACGCTATCTGGCTGTTCGTGGAAGGTCCGTACGAGCTGGTCTGCGAGGTACGTCACTACTGCCGCACTAATCCACTCTCGGGGGTGGATAGATCCGTCGATCCACACTCCTGTGTTACCACTGTCACCGTTTGATATCTTCAACATCTAGACACGTTGCTAATGTAAACACAACTGACACACTTTTATGCGTTCTcttcatttattacatttatatatattgcttTTGAATTGATAATATCAGTGACTAAAtagtaatgttttataattaaagaaagaaaaaagtattaaaataatttcattactttCTGAATTTcgattacaataaaaacattaagaATTTCCTCATTtacaatatgttatttttataaataaaaatatagaatttaaatgattacatatatttaagaatTCAATCTGAACAACGGTTACCCGTAAATCTCTTCCTTCCACCGACTTGCCAATAACGCTTACAGAACATAAATACGGATAGAGAGCCGCCAAGTCGTCCATAAACGCATAGATTACTTCCAGACGGTGATAACTTTTCCAATCCATAGTTCCTTTAATCACAACATAcaaatgtaaaagaaaaatgcATTCACATTATTTCTTGATCACAAcgtataatatatctaatatataaaattctcgtgtcgcggtgtttgtagttaaactcctccgaaacggcttgaccgattctcatgaaattttgtatgcaaattgggtaggtctaagaatcgaacaacatttatttttcatccccctaaatggtAAGGGTAGTAcactcctaattttttttttaatttttagataaattatttattttttattttattatgatttggcgttgaaaaatacatataaacctaaaatttcacccttctaccaccaatgCCTATTTTTAAAtggcgtttagcggcaagacaacgtttgccgagtcacctagtatgtatataaaaatgaatcgcgtAAATGTATGTACACACATAACATCCAAACAATtgtaccgatttaaaaaaatatataataaaaaaagaattaaatattgtatgttAATTGTTAATGAATTAACgttgaaattatattaattgcaTTTTAAATGCTATATGTCTCTTATTATCACAATcagttaatacatttttaatagttaataaatgtgtattaattgaaatattcatTCAATAAGTCAATCAATTGGTACCTATAAGCAGTTTAgagatttaattaattatattatattttattttaattgccgTATTGTAAGAATGTGTGAAGTGCTTTAACACTGAAAATCATTTCGGGGCGAAAAAATGTTCAGTATTTTAGTTTGTAGTGTGTTAAAATCCAGCCATGTCTCATTTGaattagttcagtagttttgtcGTAGTGTTTGGCGATGACAATGACcgaaaattatactttttaattttatcgttttTAGTTCGTAGGTTAAAGTGtcctttaaaaattttcaaaatgattttcatgcacaaaatttttaatacaaggactcattatactttataaaataaaaataaaaataaaaataaaaatttaatcgtATTCATTACGAACGAGATTTAAGCAACTCCGGTCATTTTAAAcgttattattctattaaataaaaacaaagtaaaccTTCTTCACTTACCACTGTCAGCGTTACGTCTAGCCTTTTTATTGACGTCTTGTTCCTTCTCGATCATAGCACTAAGGTCTCCAATAGCTATAGCAAACGGTATTTCTCTCTCGTGCAACATCCCCGCCACTTGACTCGACTGCGGCCCTTCCACCATGATGTCCATTGTACTACGCTCCTCTTTCCAGATATTGATCGCTATAACATTATTGATTATAGATTTAGCCTGtaagatcccactgctgggcataggcctcactCTATACAGGAGAAGGATCCCGATCCACCACGGTtatccaccacgttgcttcactataggttggcggatatattccctactatgagtaacgatcactatcaagtGTCTATGAgtctatgataacaaacggAACTGGcaggttaacgtgctctccgaagtacggtggagagacccacaagaacagacactcagactggaaataaatattttgtcaaaaacaaatattcaatccGAGCTGAAATGAAACCCGCGACCGCAAGTATGTAGGCGCTAGAACGGTAagcgcaccactacaccagagtggtcgtCAATATTAATACATATGTAGGTACTTACAACATTAATATGAACCtaattaacatttcaattaaaattggttGTCTAAGAAACgggaatttaaatttaaccttTAGAAGGAGAAGtgattaaacaattaaaaaattaacatttgttTTGTTCAAGTAAAATGAATGGATTAGAAAGTATTTATAGCTAAATCTACATTCAAAATGTACATTTTGAATCATCGTTATCTTCACATTAACCGTAATTAACATAAGAAGAACTatagaataattatttgtaaaataagaaATCAAAAGTGTCGAAATCTACttgaataaattatgttttgattatatttttgaacaagtttataatattttttaacgtatttttataCCTCCTGCAGTGTCCAAGGATTTAACGAAATATCTTTGTCCGTCATTTGTTAATCTTAATTCCCATACTTGGGACTTCTTGTAAATCGGTGCCACTttgatagttttattattatggaataaaaaattaatatactatattttaaaaataaaatgttaagttaCCGTAATACACATGAAATTTTGACTTTTGACGTGCTTAGCGTAGCAATCAATAGTAGTTTGACATTCTAAGCCCAGAAAAGAAAAGAGTTGATctgagtttttatttataatcatagatcaagtaaaaaatatagataacgcacttagaacaaaaaagtgaagcgacttttttaaatatgtgtgagtgagtgaagtgttgacactttttaaaaaaagtccctaaaatttttattaaacaattaatttaatataggtaaaatgggtatgcgaaaataaaaacctgtttatagttttaaatatatttactccttttttcgcttcaaattgttaaataaatctattgcagccatgttttgatttaatgaattatataaatctgtgtcaatgaaaattgtgtttttaagtaattgatgatttctctgaagggcaagttcctgttttaaagacgtctaactctttgctgtatgatttaatttttttttaaataaagttcctgtctttttaacttttctctacgtttatgttttctaggtgtattaaagattgaatcttggttattGACTgattttagactcatccggtaggtcctagaacaaaaaatacaacattaaaatacgtagtagtatatacgtgatggtactctgccaagtccacgttttgtaccgtacatgtcagctttatcaaaatggtttgaacaaaccacattagatgaggatggctgtcgttatagttcatttcggctcagtcgtatAGCatctacctattctatctatctcctattaaaatattcgttggaaacctaaaatcatgatatttaatagtataatatgagtagttaattcacaaatttaaacagacacaaacgagttaaaaattcatattgacttcaatttaaataaaacataaaatcacacgataaaaaaaaaacacaataatgatgtccactttctactttatttttctatgattgcctacaatttacttacccgcattttgggctaatggaaataaaaattactggtaacactccctcggtatgtcatttcgggacatcgaaattataagttccgaataacctcaatattattttggaataacaagaaatataaagttttgtatgtacttacgtgtgaaacgatatttcttgagactttttattcactttggtattgtttttgcaccatttaattacataagaacggcattttgaaggcaaagttactgtacgaggctccgtgagatactaacgaaaatgagcgtagtttgatgcatatgtgtgcgtgagcgcgtgtgtttacttgaaggagccgagttttgtgacttcagtaacaacataggccgcgcattatctacttttttttacttcatctatgtttataatatattatattattttaatatattacaatatatctCTTTGTAatttaagattaattaaaattgtattgtttttattttatttatttaataatactttttttacggAACATAACAGAACGGAGAAAAATAGTGATCATGAAATAATAGGCATCTTAAGAGATAAGAACGGATTACGTAAGTAAACATTCAAATGCGATGCACTATTGTGTTCGAccaacaagaaataaaattgagAATGTGTATTTGATGTTAAGTTAagaattttaagataaaattttacaagGAAATCAACTGGTACTATACAAATAGTTTATTCTCTAACCGCATCACAATCGATCTGATacactaaataattatttaaacatcaAGGATATGAAAATTTGTTATCTTTCACAGAATTTTGGTCGACAAACTCCATCAGTGCTTTAATACAATTTAGTATTTCTCTTGCAGTTTCCTCTATTTCTTCCTCGGGTAGTTTGAATCTATGTTTTTTACTTCTGAGCTCTATTAAATAACAGTACGGAATGTGGGCTCGGCCGTAGCTCCAGTCATTACTCGTGCCAGCCGCTCCATACATGACGTCTCTCGAGATTCCTACCTTGTATGTGTTGCCACTGGTTTCATAAATAGCCTAGGAAatgtattttttctataatttgaTATTccctttgttataaaaatttacttaagaataaataaataaataaacgctgtGTCGGGGGTCCTGATActcacacaatacacaagcacaaacacccagaccacaataaaaatctatatggccaatacaaatatctgtcgtgagcggggatcgaacccgcagccgCAAGCGTAacaatcagtgctgtgaccgctgtgccaacgcgtcgtacaTGGTATATGACTAAATATTGCTTTAATTccaaatagataaaaattgatttttttattaattgggaacacaaacatactttttttaCCAAATCTGTCTAATTTCggataaaaaaattcaacatttatcGTTTATTACTAAACACAACAATTATGATACATACGAGTATTTATACAACATTTACAGTTTCTTCttggtataaaataattactagatCTTTCAAGTTCTAAGCAATGTTTCAGTGTAATATAAAAGCatgtaatattttgaaaaagggAAATATaaggtaataaaattaacaagcaGTTGAACTTGTAGATAACCTTCGACATGACTGTAGCTCCTTCGAGTAAGCGCACGTAATCGGGACAGAGTTCATCCCGATACGCGAAAGGAAATAAAATGACTTGTCCGTAGCTGTGCAGTGTGATGTACACCTTGAATGGAATACCGGATTCCGATAGTATGTCCTGAAATAAGTGAAAAActcttcaatatttatatatactagtggtcgcccagaggtcgaaattcgaccgtagttaaaattttaaattaaagaaaacaaaaaaataatgaacataaagaaccttttttttaatttttcaatttgactacagtctttgacaataaacaaaagagtataacatgcgtgtgtgtgtgtcaaatacatcgTAATGTGTGTAacgctttttttattgatttaatatatttttatttagaattaaaaaaaaatattagcattttgcactccttctctatataaactataagtgtacgaaagtTCAGTGTCCTCCGTCTGCCCAATTTTCGTataaaggggtacaaagtttttgcttcacgtattagtcgtattaattaaaatagatatcttttttttcattattctgCTAACagtataaatgtgaaagtttgttTAATTTGATGGTTTTGTAATTGTTATTCTTTTACGCAAATACTACTGAACAGAATTGAGTGAACTCTGTACGTACTTGAAAATTCAGATTAACACAACGATTACTTTTTATCCCAACAAAATCGGAAGTAACGCAGGTGAAACCTCGGGGTTCAAGTAGTTTGAAATAgtcatatttgttattttctttactttaataatatacgGTTAGAgtcttattatatattctacctatatatttattaacttggTGGGACTTATTTTATACTAATCTGGATGTTGTTTAtacaatgaataataattaaaaaggtgGTGTAAGTATAAGGTTATGAATATAAAGCGAATACCTACAATAAAAGGTCCATCGATTTCTAATCGATTTAAATCTTTCGTATTGctggaaaatatataaataaaatgaataaaaaaaattgatgatgatgaattgattgatgaaaaaatttgattttatttttgtgttcgatACTATCAGGACaaagtttgtatatatttatatattgaaaaaaaaaaaatgaaaacttgtAAAATGTTGTAAAAGTTAGGTCGGCTGACAGTTTTACATACACAAAAACTATGTTTCTCTTTATTCGTATGATCGAagcgtatatataaataatgaacttataaaaattaaagttaaacgaaataattgtgtttgcaggcaaacgacgaaaaaccgacttcaattatatcgagaagtattacaacgtaggtagacgaaaaaatagtcaagtaaatatgcattatcagagattactccaaaagttgtaatcagatctcgatgaaatttaaatgtgacctttttttatatcactagttcggcaaacaagcggacggctcacctgatggtaagagattaccgtagcttatagacgcctgcaacaccagaagcatcgcaagcgcgttgccgacccaatccccaatccccgcaggagctctggtcaccttactcaccaacaggaacacaatactgcttgaaaacagtattatttagcttcgatcttctgtaaggtcgaggtattaccccagtcgggctgctccatactttgagcaggaaattcctgctgtgccctacctcagtttaaccACACAccaccacacgataaacatcggctttcaattaaattaaaaatcatcaaaatcggtacacccagtaaaaagttatgcggaaattcgagagtttccctcgattcttcaaggatcccatcatcagatcctggtttccttatcatgatactaaactaggaatatctcctttccaaaaaaaaagaattatcaaaatcggttcataaacgacggagttatgctcgaacatacattaaaaaaaaaaccgacttcaattacatcgacgagtaatacaacgtagatcgaggaaaaaatagtcaagtaactacgcgttatcaaagattactcagaaAATCGATCGagattatcagatctcgataaaatttatatgtgaccacatggtaaacatcagctttcgattaaattaaaaattatcaaaatcggtacacccagtaaaaagttattacgaattttcgagagtttccctcgatttctctgggatcccatcatcagatcctggtttccttatcacggtaccaaactagagatattccctttccaacaaaaaaagaattatcaaaatcggtacatccagtagaaagttatgcggtataatataacgtaggtcgacgaaaaaagcgtcaagtaaaaacgcattattagatataactcaaaaagtagttgttagatctcaaataaatttaaatgggaccaattaacatacaccacctttcgagtaaaacaaaatttgtcgaaatcggtctacccggtcaaaagttctgatgtaacatacataaaaaaaaaaaaaaattacagtcgaattgagaacctcctccttttttggaagtcggttaaaaaatatatatatatacggtcgaattgagtaacctcctcctttttttgaagtcggttaaaaatcataaaatatgaatacattttcgataaaacttaaattggtaataatattaataacgtaACGTTGTCGTCAATGGACCAGGTAACGTATATTATAAAACCGTAGTGTTATaagtaagtaaattaattaaatccaACAGAATGTTATAAAACCGTTGCAGTGAAATTGATTTACGACTAAAACCTGTTTGCAGTTTAATCTCTGCGTCCAGCGCCGATGACACGATTTCGGTATCAACGGAACATTACAGCTAAATGACGTCGGATTTACATTTACctgtatttatataatgaacTTTATTGCATAGATGGCTAACTTTTCAGATATATGattaagcctgtaacatccaattgctgggcataggctttcACCATGTAGGAAAATGGCCAGAACTAAATCCACCGCGCTCCGCTGCGGTTAGGCACACATCGATGTCTGATTTTGTTGTATACTGTCTTCCATAGTTGAGAATGTTATTCGACACTTTTAAATATCTACATCCTAAGTGTgagtaaaatcaataaaatcgtTTTGTCTGAATCATCGCTAAATAAAACCAAACAACAGACgatgtttatgtatgttaatactattaaacgagcaattcttgtatatatatatctatataatctgaatctcggaaacggctccaacgattttcatgaaatttagtatgcaggggattacgggggagataaataaatctagctaggattcatttttagaaaatgtcgttttatccctgtttttaggcaatgaaaaaatggctacaatatcgttagaataagaaggtaaatttcgcatctgtcaataaagttgtagtagctcaggggaaatcggtcgatcgcgctcggccgaaaatATCATGGTTCGAATTCTCAGGTTTTCCAGATCgaacaacgtttttttttttctttttttttctaaaaaaaataaaatcgaaaaatattattcatattttatcaatatgtaattcaaaaaacacgatttactaaaaataccgagctaagctcggtcacccaggtcctgtATGTTAATATGTGATGTAAGTTTGATTCCCGTTCAggacaaatttttatgtaagtcGTACAAATCTTCATCGTACGCTGAGCATTTATGATagtacaaacaaaataaaacagggCTTTTACTCTGCACTAGGAATTTAAATGCTAAGATTACAGTAGAATAAAAATCATACCCTGAGAGCGCATGATTCGGGTTCTGAAAATGGTTTCGGCCCTCGATAGAAAGCGTTGGTAGGGTTTTCCGATGACCCTTTACCTCCCCAACCATAACTGTAATGCGTAtgagtaatttattttacagatctttttttcattaactcGTCTGTTGGCGCAATTTGCAGTGACTTTGCTTTGCCGAGGGTTGTGGGTCCCACTCCCGAcccaaaactatttatttacatacgtattatttatatctataccaatattataaggttgaaaagtttgtttgtttgtttgttttttgtaataCACTTATCTCAGATGATAAGATACTACtgtttcgaattgaaaaattatttttgtgttggatagcatTGCGAACGCATGGCACACGCGAGAACACGAAAGCCATAGAAGCAAAGTAATGGccataagaaaataaaacttaacttaATTTACGAATTAAATTGTTATCAATTATTAATTGCTGTATCaatcaaataaaaagtaaaaacaaaagttaaacacAATCATttctatctatttattatttattatatttttaaaatcacctAAAGTTTCTGTTAAGATCGACACCAACACACCGGCCAGCATGCCAAGCCCTATTTTTGCGCCACATACGATCCACGGTGTGCGAATATTCGTAGCCGTCGGGATTAACGACCGGATGAAAATACCTGCGAATTGAGATATTGTTATTATACCAGGTTATTATTATATGAGTCCCGCCTATCTagataattaatgtttaaaaatttggcttttgttcatattttattaaggttATTAAGTTTTAAACGACGTTTGTACAATGAATTGTTTCGACGTATTTACCTATTATTGAAATTGCATATTgtgtaacatttaaataattaaaattgcgTCAAGTATTTTATGTGGatttggcaaaaaaaaaaatatcatggtgattaaaataaaaaaaaaaattatgtatataaaaaacgCAATGTGCAAGTATTACATTCGTACCTTATACGAATTTAATATACACAGTACACGTCACACAACTATAAAGAACATTTTTGACATTACTTGCGCCCTTTGCGATTTCACCCGGGTTTCGTTTTATAAGCACACATGCACATATTTATTGTAGCGCTACGAGAAGTTGTAGCATAAATATTTCCTAGTGCTTAATGCAGCTTGTGATTATAACGTTTAGAAAAAATCTACTtccctaataatttttttctttttaaggtCTGCTTCAACTCTTGCTGAGAAAGTCCCGAGTAGTCCTATCAGTAACTTGAAGAAAAttagcatattttaatttttcagattgcaaatacaaatatatcggACAGATAAAGTTGAGttcgataataaaaaaataaaagtataaataaaacaaatgaaatttgTTAGGTATGAGCTCTTAATTATAATCGAAAAAttatacttaacataattatataaatataatacgagTTACCAATCTTTGTTAGTGATACTAGATGGTAGAGTCGAGAAATTTCGCACAATGTGATCAGAAATGTACGTGGCGACAGCGGGTGCGATCCATTCGCGCGCGTGAATTCCAGCGTCCATCCATACTGCGG from Melitaea cinxia chromosome 15, ilMelCinx1.1, whole genome shotgun sequence includes:
- the LOC123660552 gene encoding carboxypeptidase B-like — its product is MDIMVEGPQSSQVAGMLHEREIPFAIAIGDLSAMIEKEQDVNKKARRNADSGTMDWKSYHRLEVIYAFMDDLAALYPYLCSVSVIGKSVEGRDLRMLKISNGDSGNTGVWIDGSIHPREWISAAVVTYLADQLVRTFHEQPDSVTNKDWYILPVLNPDGYEYTHTDDRMWRKNRAQYGECMGVDLNRNFSYGWGEKGEEGSSEDPCNIFYRGPKPFSEPETAAVKKVILESGTDFKVFLSLHSYGEVIIFPWGYTADPCPDYVELLEGGTAMAKAIFDTSGHTYKVGSTKDLMYYAAGTSIDWSYAVASIPYSYMIELRGKTHRFLLPKEEIISTAKETMSGITRLMDFVDKRCRSTQSCVCPKS